From one Streptomyces sp. CA-210063 genomic stretch:
- a CDS encoding threonine synthase, translated as MTPLPDRFCPTDGTRVPAASLAWCCPACRGPLDLDFAPTPAPLKSLSGRVNSLWRYAECLPLASPTVSLGEGRTPLVDLKDGIQAKLDFLMPTLSFKDRGAVLLAELALRLDPRRVVADSSGNAGTAVAAYCARAALPCTVYVPAGTSAKKLEQIDAHGARLHLVDGDREATARAAREAADTDGVFYASHVYNPYFLHGTKTYVHELWEDLGGRLPEVIVVPVGNGTLLLGAALAVAELHAAGLIDRRPALYAVQSAAVAPLAHAWAEGADDVVGATPTSPTLAEGIAIPHPPRARQILRAVRASGGTFLTVTEDQLRHAQRDLASRGLYVESTGVACWAAVREGAVEGRTAVVPLCGAGLKTGVAGNHG; from the coding sequence ATGACCCCTCTGCCGGATCGCTTCTGCCCGACGGACGGTACGCGCGTCCCCGCCGCCTCCCTCGCCTGGTGCTGCCCGGCCTGCCGCGGCCCCCTGGACCTGGACTTCGCGCCCACTCCGGCACCGCTGAAGTCCCTGTCCGGCCGCGTCAACTCCCTCTGGCGCTACGCGGAATGCCTCCCCCTGGCGTCGCCCACGGTGTCACTGGGCGAGGGCCGGACCCCGCTGGTCGATCTCAAGGACGGCATTCAGGCCAAGCTCGACTTCCTGATGCCCACGCTCTCCTTCAAGGACCGTGGTGCGGTGCTCCTCGCCGAGCTGGCCCTGCGGCTGGACCCCCGGCGGGTCGTCGCCGACAGCAGCGGCAACGCGGGCACGGCGGTCGCCGCGTACTGCGCCCGGGCCGCGCTGCCCTGCACGGTGTACGTCCCGGCCGGTACGTCGGCCAAGAAGCTGGAGCAGATCGACGCGCACGGCGCGCGGCTCCACCTCGTCGACGGCGATCGTGAGGCCACGGCCCGGGCGGCCCGCGAGGCGGCGGACACGGACGGCGTCTTCTACGCCTCGCACGTCTACAACCCGTACTTCCTGCACGGGACGAAGACCTACGTCCACGAACTGTGGGAGGACCTCGGCGGCCGCCTCCCCGAGGTGATCGTCGTCCCCGTCGGCAACGGCACGCTGCTGCTCGGCGCGGCCCTCGCCGTCGCCGAACTCCACGCGGCGGGCCTCATCGACCGCCGCCCCGCCCTCTACGCCGTCCAGTCCGCCGCCGTCGCTCCCCTGGCCCATGCCTGGGCCGAGGGCGCCGACGACGTCGTCGGAGCCACCCCCACGTCCCCCACCCTCGCGGAGGGCATCGCCATCCCCCACCCGCCTCGCGCCCGCCAGATCCTGCGCGCCGTCCGCGCCTCCGGCGGCACGTTCCTCACCGTGACGGAGGACCAGCTCCGCCATGCCCAACGCGACCTGGCCTCACGCGGGTTGTACGTCGAGTCGACGGGCGTGGCGTGCTGGGCGGCCGTACGGGAGGGGGCGGTCGAGGGACGCACGGCGGTGGTGCCGTTGTGCGGGGCGGGGCTGAAGACGGGGGTGGCGGGAAACCACGGGTGA
- a CDS encoding glycoside hydrolase family 2 protein, whose protein sequence is MKDVTLLSDGWGLRHGDAVLPARVPGCVHTDLLAAGLIPDPFIGTAEHEVAWVGDRTWTYTTRLTAETAHERTDLVFDGLDTAAEILLDGEELGRTRNMHRAHRFDVTGRAGELHVRFTPAREEAEAVRKTVGDRPNVYPEPSQYIRKMACGFGWDWGPTVVTAGIWRPARLEHWSTARIARVRPAVTVPGTHGRVEVHLTLERTAGGAGHPLTARASVAGVETETTFEGDEATLALDVPEPELWWPRGHGEQPLYDLTVALTDGDTTLDSWRRRIGFRTIELDRSADEHGTGFTLVVNGVRLFVRGVNWIPDDVLPSRVTPERYRHRLTQATDANIDLVRVWGGGIYEDDAFYDVCDELGLMVWQDFLFACSAYPEEQPLRGEVEAEARDNVVRLMPHPSLVLWNGNNENLWGFRDWGWEPELAGDSWGEGYYLGLLPRVVAELDPTRPYTAGSPWSGSWDHHPNDPAHGTHHSWEVWNRRDFAEYRDSVPRFVAEFGWQAPPALATLRRALPGEDLAPDSPGMLHHQKAEDGNGKLNRGVARHFALPEGDFDRWHYLTQLLQARAVAAGIEHWRSHWPRCAGTVVWQLNDCWPVSSWAAVDGDGRLKPLHHELRRLYADRLLTLQPAPEGVVLGLVNQSAAPWRAEVTVRRTTAGGTVTAQVPLTVEVAARDAVRTPLPVDALGVTGDGEFLVADVDGEFLVADVDGLRAVHFPVPDREFPYPRPEFDVRVEPVAGAADTVDVVVTAHTLVRDLLLQPDRLDPDAVADTGLVTLLPGEESRIRVGGWPEPDAGRARAAIFCVEPA, encoded by the coding sequence ATGAAGGACGTCACCCTGCTCAGCGACGGGTGGGGGCTGCGCCATGGGGACGCGGTGCTGCCCGCCCGGGTACCGGGCTGCGTGCACACCGATCTGCTGGCCGCGGGGCTCATCCCGGACCCCTTCATCGGCACCGCCGAGCACGAGGTGGCCTGGGTCGGCGACCGGACCTGGACGTACACCACCCGGCTCACGGCCGAGACCGCTCACGAGCGCACGGACCTGGTCTTCGACGGCCTCGACACCGCGGCCGAGATCCTCCTGGACGGGGAGGAGCTCGGGCGGACCCGCAACATGCACCGCGCTCACCGCTTCGACGTCACCGGCCGCGCCGGAGAGCTCCACGTGCGCTTCACGCCGGCTCGCGAGGAGGCGGAGGCGGTACGGAAGACGGTCGGCGACCGGCCCAACGTCTATCCCGAACCGTCCCAGTACATCCGCAAGATGGCGTGCGGCTTCGGCTGGGACTGGGGCCCCACCGTCGTCACCGCCGGCATCTGGCGGCCCGCCCGCCTGGAGCACTGGTCGACCGCCCGGATCGCCCGGGTCCGCCCCGCGGTCACGGTCCCCGGGACGCATGGACGGGTGGAGGTCCACCTCACGCTGGAGCGCACCGCCGGCGGCGCCGGACACCCGCTGACCGCGCGCGCCTCGGTGGCCGGCGTCGAAACCGAGACCACCTTCGAGGGCGACGAGGCGACCCTCGCCCTGGACGTTCCCGAGCCGGAGCTGTGGTGGCCGCGCGGTCACGGCGAACAGCCGCTGTACGACCTGACGGTCGCCCTCACCGACGGCGACACCACGCTGGACTCCTGGCGGCGCCGCATCGGCTTCCGCACGATCGAACTGGACCGCTCCGCCGACGAGCACGGCACCGGCTTCACCCTCGTCGTCAACGGCGTACGCCTCTTCGTACGCGGCGTGAACTGGATCCCCGACGACGTCCTGCCCTCCCGCGTCACCCCGGAGCGCTACCGGCACCGCCTCACCCAGGCCACGGACGCCAACATCGACCTCGTCCGCGTCTGGGGCGGCGGCATCTACGAGGACGACGCCTTCTACGACGTGTGCGACGAACTCGGGCTGATGGTCTGGCAGGACTTCCTGTTCGCCTGCTCCGCCTACCCCGAGGAGCAGCCGCTGCGCGGCGAGGTGGAGGCCGAGGCGCGGGACAACGTCGTACGCCTCATGCCGCACCCGTCGCTGGTGCTGTGGAACGGCAACAACGAGAACCTCTGGGGCTTCCGCGACTGGGGCTGGGAGCCCGAACTCGCCGGTGACTCCTGGGGCGAGGGGTACTACCTGGGTCTGCTGCCGCGGGTCGTCGCCGAGTTGGACCCGACCCGGCCGTACACGGCGGGCAGCCCCTGGTCCGGTTCCTGGGACCACCACCCCAACGATCCGGCGCACGGCACGCACCACTCCTGGGAGGTGTGGAACCGCCGGGACTTCGCCGAGTACCGCGACAGCGTGCCCCGGTTCGTCGCCGAGTTCGGCTGGCAGGCGCCGCCGGCCCTGGCCACGCTGCGCCGCGCCCTCCCGGGGGAGGACCTCGCCCCGGACTCACCCGGCATGCTGCACCACCAGAAGGCCGAGGACGGCAACGGCAAACTCAACCGTGGGGTGGCCCGCCATTTCGCGCTCCCCGAGGGCGACTTCGACCGCTGGCACTATCTGACCCAGCTGCTCCAGGCCCGGGCCGTCGCCGCGGGCATCGAGCACTGGCGCTCCCACTGGCCGCGGTGCGCGGGCACCGTCGTCTGGCAGTTGAACGACTGCTGGCCGGTCAGCTCCTGGGCGGCCGTCGACGGCGACGGCCGGCTCAAGCCGCTCCACCACGAGCTGCGGCGCCTGTACGCCGACCGGTTGCTCACCCTGCAGCCCGCCCCGGAGGGCGTCGTACTGGGCCTCGTCAACCAGTCGGCCGCCCCCTGGCGTGCCGAGGTCACCGTACGCCGGACGACCGCCGGCGGGACGGTGACGGCTCAGGTGCCGCTCACCGTGGAGGTGGCGGCGCGGGACGCGGTACGGACACCGCTGCCCGTGGACGCGCTCGGCGTCACCGGGGACGGGGAGTTCCTGGTCGCGGACGTGGACGGGGAGTTCCTGGTCGCGGACGTGGACGGGCTGCGCGCCGTGCACTTCCCCGTGCCGGACCGTGAGTTCCCCTATCCGCGCCCCGAGTTCGACGTACGGGTGGAACCGGTCGCAGGCGCCGCCGATACAGTCGACGTCGTGGTCACAGCGCACACCCTCGTACGAGACCTTCTTCTGCAACCCGACCGCCTCGACCCCGACGCGGTGGCCGACACGGGTCTCGTCACCCTGCTCCCCGGCGAGGAGAGCAGAATCCGGGTCGGCGGCTGGCCCGAGCCCGACGCCGGACGGGCCCGCGCGGCGATCTTCTGCGTGGAACCGGCGTGA
- a CDS encoding ATP-binding protein: MIGVTDSGADCAEWTFPAEPGAVRDARTVVRGQLREWGLDALGDVTALLVSELVTNALRHATGPIGVRLVRPADPSGTLLVEVSDPLPDPPRERAADVDDESGRGLQLVACSSRAWGTRPGGAGKTVWFELAVPG; this comes from the coding sequence GTGATCGGCGTGACCGACAGCGGAGCCGACTGCGCCGAGTGGACCTTTCCGGCGGAGCCGGGCGCGGTGCGCGATGCTCGGACGGTGGTGCGCGGGCAACTGCGTGAGTGGGGGCTCGATGCGCTCGGGGACGTCACCGCGCTGTTGGTGAGCGAGCTGGTGACGAACGCGCTGCGGCATGCGACGGGGCCCATCGGTGTGCGGCTCGTGCGTCCCGCCGACCCCTCGGGGACTCTCCTGGTCGAGGTGTCCGACCCGTTGCCCGATCCGCCCCGCGAGCGCGCGGCCGATGTCGACGACGAGAGTGGCCGGGGTCTGCAGTTGGTTGCCTGTTCCTCGCGGGCCTGGGGTACCCGCCCCGGAGGAGCGGGCAAGACGGTCTGGTTCGAACTCGCGGTTCCCGGCTGA
- a CDS encoding GntR family transcriptional regulator: protein MTFGEQPAYLRVAGDLRRKIVNGSLPPHTRLPSQARIREEYGVSDTVALEARKVLMAEGLVEGRSGSGTYVRERPVPRRVARSGFRPAGGATPFRQEQADAAARGTWDSRSEQVEAGRTIAERLAIQPGDRVMCTRYTFRDAGEVMMLSTSWEPLALTGRTPVMLPEEGPLGGMGVVERMAAIDVVVDNVTEEVGARPGLAEELLSLGGVPGHVVLVVHRTYFASGRPVETADVVVPADRYQVAYHLPVK from the coding sequence GTGACTTTCGGTGAGCAGCCGGCGTACCTGCGTGTCGCGGGTGATCTCCGCAGGAAGATCGTGAACGGTTCGCTGCCGCCGCACACCCGTCTCCCGTCCCAGGCCCGTATCCGCGAGGAGTACGGCGTCTCGGACACGGTCGCGCTGGAGGCCCGCAAGGTGCTCATGGCCGAGGGGCTGGTGGAAGGTCGCTCCGGTTCAGGCACCTATGTACGAGAGCGGCCGGTGCCGCGTCGGGTCGCCCGCTCCGGGTTCCGGCCCGCCGGCGGGGCCACACCCTTCCGTCAGGAGCAGGCCGACGCCGCCGCGCGCGGGACCTGGGACTCGCGCAGCGAGCAGGTCGAGGCGGGCCGGACGATCGCCGAGCGGCTCGCGATCCAGCCCGGCGACCGCGTGATGTGCACCAGGTACACCTTCCGGGACGCGGGGGAGGTGATGATGCTCTCCACCTCCTGGGAGCCTCTCGCCCTCACCGGCCGCACCCCCGTCATGCTCCCCGAGGAGGGCCCCCTCGGCGGCATGGGCGTCGTCGAGCGCATGGCCGCCATCGATGTCGTCGTGGACAACGTCACCGAGGAGGTCGGCGCCCGCCCCGGCCTCGCCGAGGAGTTGCTCTCCCTCGGCGGTGTCCCCGGGCATGTCGTCCTGGTCGTCCACCGCACGTACTTCGCCTCCGGCCGCCCGGTGGAGACGGCGGACGTGGTGGTCCCGGCGGACCGCTACCAAGTCGCGTACCACCTGCCGGTGAAGTGA
- a CDS encoding DUF4190 domain-containing protein produces MATPPPSGPQPPHGGGPFSPPGQPQPYAVPGQQPYPQQAGPQPWGQAWGQPYPALQPPSPVNGLAIAALVLGVLCFLPGIGLVLGIVALVQIRRKGQRGKGMAVAGIVLSTIGALLMTLAFTTGGARDAWDGFRDAATSAGSPFSVNKGECFDTLSGSLEDYAYDVDIVPCDGEHDAEVFANVPMPDGEFPGDDAVTGVADEECYARSESYAMDTWALPAEADVYYFTPTRQSWRYGDREITCMFGNVDPEGSLTGSLRQDQTTLDDDQFAFLEAEAILNDAFEGMPDAEYVEDDLAGHKAWAADVVQALERQTRALRAHDWESSTEQAVTDYAKALDQARKQWAAASEAKDADAFSDHWDKAHRLTDGPKVVTAREALGLATEPPTYDAEDGGEDSGGEEFGTEV; encoded by the coding sequence GTGGCCACACCCCCGCCCTCCGGGCCCCAGCCACCTCACGGCGGTGGCCCGTTCTCGCCCCCGGGGCAGCCGCAGCCGTATGCCGTGCCCGGGCAGCAGCCGTATCCGCAGCAGGCGGGCCCCCAGCCCTGGGGTCAGGCCTGGGGACAGCCGTATCCGGCGCTGCAGCCGCCCTCGCCCGTCAACGGGCTCGCGATCGCCGCGCTCGTGCTCGGGGTGCTGTGCTTCCTGCCCGGGATCGGGCTGGTGCTGGGGATCGTCGCGCTGGTGCAGATCAGGAGGAAGGGGCAGCGCGGCAAGGGCATGGCGGTGGCCGGAATCGTGCTCTCGACGATCGGCGCGCTGCTGATGACGCTCGCGTTCACTACGGGCGGCGCGCGCGACGCGTGGGACGGCTTCCGCGACGCGGCGACCAGCGCGGGCAGCCCCTTCTCGGTGAACAAGGGCGAGTGCTTCGACACACTCAGCGGTTCCCTGGAGGACTACGCGTACGACGTCGACATCGTGCCGTGCGACGGCGAGCACGACGCCGAGGTGTTCGCCAACGTCCCCATGCCGGACGGCGAGTTCCCGGGCGACGACGCGGTCACCGGCGTGGCCGACGAGGAGTGCTACGCACGCTCCGAGTCGTACGCGATGGACACCTGGGCGTTGCCGGCCGAGGCCGACGTCTACTACTTCACACCCACGCGGCAGAGCTGGCGCTACGGGGATCGTGAGATCACCTGCATGTTCGGCAACGTGGACCCCGAGGGCAGTCTGACGGGCTCGCTGCGGCAGGACCAGACGACCCTCGACGACGACCAGTTCGCCTTCCTGGAGGCCGAGGCGATCCTGAACGACGCCTTCGAGGGGATGCCCGACGCGGAGTACGTCGAGGACGACTTGGCCGGGCACAAGGCGTGGGCGGCGGACGTGGTCCAGGCCCTGGAGCGGCAGACGCGGGCGTTGCGCGCGCACGACTGGGAGTCCTCCACCGAGCAGGCGGTCACCGACTACGCCAAGGCCCTGGACCAGGCGCGCAAGCAGTGGGCGGCGGCGAGTGAGGCGAAGGACGCCGACGCTTTCAGCGACCACTGGGACAAGGCGCACCGGTTGACCGACGGCCCGAAGGTCGTCACCGCCCGCGAGGCTCTGGGGCTGGCCACCGAGCCGCCGACGTACGACGCGGAGGACGGCGGCGAGGACAGCGGAGGGGAGGAGTTCGGCACGGAGGTATGA
- a CDS encoding SPOR domain-containing protein produces the protein MNDGTITLPWLVIRQDDNGNRYRVGRYATRAEAQKIADSLDSRGHKQLYWVERIGQNGQNGQSGSK, from the coding sequence ATGAACGACGGCACGATCACTCTTCCCTGGCTCGTCATAAGGCAGGACGACAACGGCAATCGCTATCGGGTGGGCAGGTATGCGACGCGCGCCGAGGCGCAGAAGATCGCGGACAGCCTCGACAGTCGGGGCCACAAGCAGCTCTACTGGGTCGAGCGCATCGGGCAGAACGGGCAGAACGGGCAGAGTGGGAGCAAGTGA
- a CDS encoding (deoxy)nucleoside triphosphate pyrophosphohydrolase has protein sequence MTEPIVVVGAALLSEGRLLAARRSAPPELAGRWELPGGKVEPGEPPEQALVRELREELGVEAKSAERVPGEWVVRPGYVLRVWIAHLLSGEPRPLEDHDELRWLTVDEVWDVDWLDQDVPAVMETARLAWGDGRG, from the coding sequence ATGACCGAACCGATCGTGGTGGTGGGAGCCGCTCTGTTGAGCGAGGGGCGACTGCTCGCCGCGCGCCGCAGTGCACCGCCTGAGCTGGCCGGACGCTGGGAACTGCCCGGGGGCAAGGTGGAGCCCGGTGAGCCTCCCGAACAGGCGCTCGTGCGGGAGCTGCGCGAAGAGCTTGGTGTCGAGGCGAAGTCCGCGGAGCGGGTGCCCGGGGAGTGGGTCGTGCGGCCCGGGTATGTGCTGCGGGTCTGGATCGCGCATCTGCTGTCCGGTGAGCCTCGGCCGTTGGAAGATCATGACGAGCTGCGCTGGCTGACTGTCGATGAGGTGTGGGACGTCGACTGGCTGGACCAGGATGTGCCGGCCGTGATGGAGACGGCGCGGCTGGCTTGGGGTGACGGGAGAGGCTGA